From Salvelinus namaycush isolate Seneca chromosome 2, SaNama_1.0, whole genome shotgun sequence, one genomic window encodes:
- the LOC120020192 gene encoding amphoterin-induced protein 3-like, giving the protein MTLSQKRPCRQTKPPRTDVQTNQAPTDGRTDKPSPHGRTYRQTKPPRTDVQTNQAPTDGRTDKPSPHGRTYRQTKPPRTDVQTNQAPTDGRTDKPSPHGRTYRQTKPPRTDVQIPRLVTLWPLSRPIGTMFWSQGVAAPLVLVLNPLFLVLLLQQQVAEAEVWAEDEVWAEAEIGAEAGVGAGVWADAGVGAVAGAEATVGDWVDAGVGAEAKVGAGVGGEAGVGGEAGVGGEAVAEAGVRVEAGVGAVVGAKAGVGAGVKAKAEVVAGAGAEAVTEAGVGAEAGVGREAGVGGEAGVGDEAGVGAEAGVGAKAGVGGEAGVGGEAVAEAGVGVEVGAVVGAKAGVRVGAEAGVGDEAGPGADASFGTCLAGVGASEAGDVAEVGASEAEDEVSSCPKGCLCCSDIFSCADQGLKALPSELHAYIITLDLNHNHLTELKEGSFATLPRLESLRLAHNRLKCLEAGTFRNSSSLRQLDLSSNQLDKVEVHYFLELTGLEELLLFNNRIVRVESKALAALGNLRKAYISHNHLTDFPFFSIQEDSHPFLATMDLSSNSMSKLPLVDIETLPAALQSGLFLHNNTLICECEMYNMFRRWELKGFTSIRDFREEYTCLVYGERKASVKFFQHRRFFELNLNCSSAVAGVVREPEGSLLVYEGDGVVLDCHTTLRGQHLTYLWVSPHHGAGAPPENNGTLRMHANGSLEIVSAQAEDSGVYWCKVFDTVKRNESWEVNVTVLMRHDEAEPFNTGFTTLIGCVTTLVLVLMYLYLTPCHCWCCKQPPPPGTPSQANDQCSAQSSILTPPPPTTTEGPGRKMCQSTFTITDQTPRLGAWNNLPSPR; this is encoded by the coding sequence AGACCGTGCAGACAAACCAAGCCCCCACGGACGGACGTACAGACAAACCAAGCCCCCACGGACGGACGTACAGACAAACCAAGCCCCCACGGACGGACGTACAGACAAACCAAGCCCCCACGGACGGACGTACAGACAAACCAAGCCCCCACGGACGGACGTACAGACAAACCAAGCCCCCACGGACGGACGTACAGACAAACCAAGCCCCCACGGACGGACGTACAGACAAACCAAGCCCCCACGGACGGACGTACAGACAAACCAAGCCCCCACGGACGGACGTACAGACAAACCAAGCCCCCACGGACGGACGTACAGATTCCACGCCTGGTGACACTCTGGCCACTCTCCCGTCCCATCGGCACCATGTTCTGGTCTCAGGGTGTAGCTGCCCCTCTGGTGCTGGTGTTGAATCCTCTCTTCCTAGTGTTGCTGCTGCAACAGCAGGTAGCTGAGGCTGAGGTCTGGGCTGAGGATGAGGTCTGGGCTGAGGCCGAGATAGGGGCTGAagctggggttggggctggggtCTGGGCTGATGCTGGGGTCGGGGCTGTGGCCGGGGCTGAGGCCACGGTTGGGGACTGGGTTGATGCTGGAGTTGGGGCTGAGGCCAAGGTCGGGGCTGGAGTCGGGGGCGAGGCTGGGGTTGGGGGTGAAGCTGGGGTCGGGGGTGAAGCCGTGGCTGAGGCTGGGGTCAGGGTTGAGGCTGGGGTCGGGGCTGTGGTTGGGGCTAAGGCTGGGGTCGGGGCTGGGGTCAAGGCTAAGGCTGAGGTCGTAGCCggggctggggctgaggctgtGACTGAGGCTGGGGTCGGGGCTGAAGCTGGGGTCGGGCGTGAAGCTGGGGTCGGGGGTGAAGCTGGGGTCGGGGATGAAGCTGGGGTCGGGGCTGAAGCTGGGGTCGGGGCTAAAGCTGGGGTCGGGGGTGAAGCTGGGGTCGGGGGTGAAGCCGTGGCTGAGGCTGGGGTCGGGGTTGAGGTCGGGGCTGTGGTCGGGGCTAAGGCTGGGGTCAGggttggggctgaggctggggtcgGGGATGAGGCCGGACCTGGGGCTGATGCCAGTTTTGGGACTTGTTTAGCTGGGGTCGGGGCTAGTGAGGCCGGGGATGTGGCTGAGGTCGGGGCTAGTGAGGCTGAGGACGAGGTCAGCAGCTGTCCCAAGGGATGCCTGTGTTGCTCCGACATCTTCAGCTGCGCCGACCAGGGTCTGAAGGCGCTGCCCTCCGAGCTGCACGCATACATCATCACCCTAGACCTCAACCACAACCACCTGACTGAGTTGAAGGAGGGAAGCTTTGCCACACTGCCCCGTCTGGAGTCCCTCCGCCTAGCTCACAACCGGCTGAAATGCCTCGAGGCCGGAACCTTCCGGAACAGCAGCTCGCTACGGCAACTGGACCTGTCGTCCAATCAGCTAGACAAAGTGGAGGTGCACTACTTCCTGGAGCTGACAGGATTGGAGGAGCTGCTGCTCTTCAACAACCGCATCGTTCGGGTGGAGAGCAAGGCCCTGGCTGCGCTCGGCAACCTGCGCAAGGCCTACATCAGCCACAACCACCTCACGGACTTCCCATTCTTCTCCATCCAGGAGGACAGCCACCCCTTCCTGGCCACTATGGACCTGTCCTCCAACAGCATGTCCAAACTCCCCCTGGTGGACATCGAGACCCTGCCGGCGGCCTTGCAGAGCGGACTCTTCCTCCATAACAACACCCTGATCTGCGAGTGCGAAATGTACAACATGTTCCGGCGTTGGGAACTGAAGGGATTCACCTCCATCAGGGATTTTCGTGAGGAGTACACCTGCCTGGTGTATGGGGAACGCAAGGCCTCCGTTAAGTTTTTCCAGCACAGACGCTTCTTTGAACTGAACTTAAACTGCAGTTCGGCGGTGGCTGGAGTTGTCAGGGAGCCTGAGGGCAGCCTGTTGGTGTACGAAGGAGACGGCGTGGTTCTGGACTGTCACACCACGCTCAGAGGACAGCACCTGACCTACCTGTGGGTGTCGCCTCACCATGGAGCCGGTGCTCCACCGGAGAACAACGGCACTCTCCGCATGCACGCCAACGGCAGCCTGGAGATCGTATCAGCGCAGGCTGAGGACTCCGGCGTGTACTGGTGCAAGGTCTTTGACACAGTCAAGAGGAACGAGTCATGGGAGGTCAACGTGACAGTGTTGATGCGGCACGACGAGGCCGAGCCTTTCAACACGGGGTTTACGACCCTCATAGGGTGCGTGACGACCCTCGTCCTGGTCCTCATGTACCTCTACCTGACCCCCTGCCACTGTTGGTGCTGCAAGCAGCCCCCGCCGCCGGGTACCCCCAGCCAAGCCAACGACCAGTGCAGCGCCCAGTCCTCGAtcctgaccccccccccacccaccaccacTGAGGGCCCAGGCCGCAAG